In Chryseobacterium lactis, a single genomic region encodes these proteins:
- a CDS encoding efflux RND transporter periplasmic adaptor subunit translates to MHFKILSIYSLALALVLSSCSGKKEEEKTVYENTKFTKNKENTVHLTEKQAQSVGITTTTIQDRNMEKLVRLNGKAEIAPSHISSLSSIMGGHIKSITVINGSHFSKGQVLAIVEDPQFIQLQQDYLVTKAQLEAARLNFNRQKDLNTSKASSDKTMQTAQADYSTLNATLKGLEEKLRIIGISVKGLNTGNIRSKINVYAPFTGFVSKILVNNGQYINPADTLFELINPAGLLLELKVFENDINDVKVGQEIVVYNNQNPDVKSNAKIVSIVPSIETGGSATAVARLSSVNSDFVKGMYINAEVNISSRNTQGLPNEAVVSFENKNYVFEDLGKSNYKMIPVTTGISDDQFTEVIKADFLKEKKIVQKGAYGLLMMLKNKAE, encoded by the coding sequence ATGCATTTTAAAATATTATCAATATACAGCCTTGCTTTAGCACTCGTTCTATCTTCATGTTCAGGAAAAAAAGAAGAAGAAAAAACGGTATATGAAAATACAAAATTTACCAAAAACAAGGAAAATACGGTTCATCTTACCGAAAAGCAGGCTCAATCCGTAGGAATTACAACCACCACTATTCAGGACAGAAATATGGAGAAGCTGGTTCGCCTCAATGGGAAAGCGGAAATTGCGCCTTCCCATATCAGCTCGCTGTCAAGCATTATGGGTGGGCACATCAAGTCCATTACCGTCATCAATGGAAGTCATTTCAGCAAAGGACAGGTATTGGCAATAGTTGAAGATCCGCAGTTTATTCAGCTTCAACAGGATTATCTGGTAACTAAGGCACAGCTTGAAGCGGCAAGACTGAACTTTAATCGTCAAAAAGATCTTAACACCAGCAAAGCAAGCAGCGATAAGACCATGCAAACGGCCCAGGCTGATTATTCCACGTTGAATGCCACTTTAAAAGGGCTGGAAGAAAAACTTAGAATCATAGGAATTAGTGTTAAAGGATTAAATACCGGAAATATCAGAAGTAAAATCAATGTTTATGCTCCTTTTACAGGATTTGTAAGCAAGATTCTGGTTAATAACGGACAATATATCAACCCGGCGGATACTTTATTTGAGCTGATCAATCCAGCCGGATTATTGCTGGAATTAAAAGTCTTTGAAAACGATATTAATGATGTAAAAGTGGGACAGGAAATTGTGGTTTACAACAATCAGAATCCTGACGTGAAATCCAATGCAAAAATTGTAAGCATCGTTCCAAGTATTGAAACCGGAGGTTCTGCCACTGCGGTAGCCAGGTTATCGTCCGTTAATTCTGATTTTGTAAAAGGAATGTACATCAATGCTGAAGTAAACATCAGCAGCCGGAATACACAAGGCCTGCCAAACGAGGCTGTAGTTTCTTTTGAAAATAAAAATTACGTTTTTGAAGATCTCGGAAAATCAAATTATAAAATGATTCCCGTAACAACAGGTATTTCGGATGATCAGTTTACAGAAGTTATAAAAGCAGATTTTCTGAAGGAAAAAAAGATTGTCCAGAAAGGAGCTTATGGCCTTTTAATGATGCTTAAGAATAAAGCAGAGTAG
- a CDS encoding T9SS type A sorting domain-containing protein has product MKTIKDGTQSKGTYKEPLSTSGWASGVYTCILQAEGKTIMAKKIIVP; this is encoded by the coding sequence GTGAAAACGATTAAAGACGGCACTCAGAGCAAAGGAACTTATAAAGAACCGTTGAGCACGTCCGGCTGGGCTTCAGGAGTGTATACCTGTATTCTTCAGGCTGAGGGAAAAACGATAATGGCTAAGAAAATCATTGTTCCGTAA
- a CDS encoding glycerophosphodiester phosphodiesterase family protein, with protein sequence MKKTLLKINLSLLLLCSSVAAYSQISLNTFPDDKIMVVAHRADWREAPENSIMAIKKAIEKGVNMVEIDLALTKDGVLILMHDKTIDRTTTGKGSPSDYTLEEIKKLYLRDGLGVPTQMKVPTLAEVLDVTNGKIFINLDKAFDYFDLVYPILKERKMFDQILFKGTATYDEFNKKYGKIKDEIHYMPIVRLNSGEGWIKVNEYLKNYKVYGFELTLGKDEKNLIDFKEIRKKHVKVWVNSLWPELSAGHNDDKVLENPDMYQWYPDHQVNIIQTDRPKELIEFLKKKNLYSFSR encoded by the coding sequence ATGAAAAAAACATTGTTAAAAATCAATCTATCTCTTCTACTGCTGTGTTCTTCCGTTGCAGCTTATTCTCAAATCTCACTGAATACATTTCCGGATGATAAAATTATGGTGGTGGCACATCGGGCAGACTGGCGTGAGGCTCCCGAAAATTCAATCATGGCCATCAAAAAAGCGATTGAAAAAGGAGTCAATATGGTGGAAATAGATCTGGCGCTAACCAAAGATGGTGTTCTGATTTTAATGCATGACAAAACGATTGACCGAACCACTACCGGAAAAGGAAGTCCTTCTGATTACACCCTGGAAGAGATTAAAAAATTATATCTCAGAGACGGTCTAGGGGTTCCGACTCAAATGAAAGTTCCTACTCTGGCTGAAGTTTTAGATGTCACAAATGGAAAAATTTTCATCAATCTGGATAAAGCTTTTGATTATTTTGATCTCGTTTATCCTATTTTAAAAGAAAGAAAAATGTTTGATCAGATCCTGTTTAAAGGCACTGCCACTTATGATGAATTCAATAAAAAATATGGCAAGATTAAAGATGAGATTCATTATATGCCAATTGTAAGATTGAATTCAGGAGAAGGCTGGATAAAAGTGAATGAATATTTAAAAAACTATAAAGTCTATGGTTTTGAGCTTACGTTAGGAAAAGATGAAAAGAATCTTATTGACTTTAAAGAGATCCGTAAGAAACATGTAAAAGTATGGGTTAATTCTTTATGGCCGGAACTTTCAGCTGGTCATAACGACGATAAAGTACTTGAAAATCCCGATATGTACCAATGGTATCCCGATCATCAGGTCAATATTATTCAGACCGACAGACCAAAAGAATTAATTGAATTTCTAAAAAAGAAAAATCTTTATTCTTTTAGTAGATAA
- a CDS encoding RagB/SusD family nutrient uptake outer membrane protein: MKKLYIPLLSIFLWQSCSSDLLNTSPESIKQTDNFYKDEAQLEQGVNAVYGSLQYVGQYQLAMLAIGEIPSDNTYDEVPANDSFTYGELDFFTVQPNNSLLASTWKENYIGIQQANIVLNRIGNVSMSQSQKNIRTGEVKFLRALMYFNMVRIFGDIPLVTKESVNVNEYFGQGRTPAETVYTFIESELKDAITLLPETTAQKGRVTKGAALGMLGKVLVTRNKYSEALPYLKQVEGLNYSLLTDVTKIFDVTNKNNAEIIFDVQFTSGLNGNTEGSQAYQMFSPSGFSAGAKGHNLPTKEVYNTFAATDKRRDAYIGLTTNGVPYSKKLTKPTTAPADGGSNVVVLRLAEVYLLMAECYAKTNDPVNGNLYLNKIKNRAGLTSVTIADSTDLLDEIALERRKELIGEGHRWFDLVRTGKAIQVMTAHFQNTPGYGTAQIQPYNLLMPVPQNQINTDPAIKQNPGY; the protein is encoded by the coding sequence ATGAAAAAATTATATATCCCTTTGCTTTCAATATTCTTATGGCAATCCTGTTCATCAGACCTTTTGAATACTTCTCCCGAAAGCATTAAACAAACAGATAATTTTTATAAAGATGAAGCACAGCTTGAGCAAGGCGTCAATGCGGTTTATGGCTCATTACAATATGTCGGACAGTATCAGCTGGCCATGTTGGCAATTGGTGAAATCCCTTCAGACAATACCTATGATGAAGTTCCCGCCAATGATAGTTTTACGTATGGAGAACTCGATTTTTTTACCGTTCAGCCCAATAATTCTTTGCTGGCAAGTACATGGAAAGAAAATTATATAGGAATTCAACAGGCCAATATTGTTTTAAACAGGATCGGAAATGTTTCTATGAGCCAGTCACAGAAGAATATAAGAACCGGTGAAGTGAAGTTTTTAAGAGCATTGATGTATTTTAATATGGTCCGGATTTTCGGAGATATTCCTTTAGTAACAAAAGAAAGTGTAAATGTTAACGAATATTTCGGACAAGGAAGAACCCCCGCTGAAACAGTATATACCTTCATCGAGTCAGAACTTAAAGATGCCATTACCTTACTGCCTGAAACGACCGCTCAAAAAGGAAGAGTTACCAAAGGCGCCGCATTGGGAATGTTGGGTAAGGTTTTAGTTACAAGAAACAAATACAGTGAAGCACTTCCCTATCTGAAACAGGTTGAAGGATTGAATTACAGCTTATTAACAGATGTAACCAAAATTTTTGATGTAACTAATAAAAATAATGCAGAGATCATTTTTGATGTACAATTTACTTCAGGATTAAATGGAAATACGGAAGGTAGCCAGGCCTATCAGATGTTTAGTCCCTCAGGGTTTTCTGCTGGTGCAAAAGGTCATAATCTTCCTACAAAAGAGGTTTATAATACCTTTGCTGCAACGGATAAAAGAAGAGATGCCTACATTGGTTTAACGACGAATGGAGTTCCTTATTCTAAAAAATTAACAAAGCCTACTACAGCTCCCGCAGACGGAGGAAGTAATGTCGTCGTTCTCCGTTTGGCAGAAGTTTACCTTCTTATGGCTGAATGCTATGCAAAAACCAATGATCCGGTTAATGGAAACCTGTATTTAAATAAGATTAAAAACAGAGCCGGACTTACTTCTGTTACGATCGCAGATTCAACTGATTTATTGGACGAAATCGCTCTGGAGAGAAGAAAAGAACTTATCGGTGAAGGCCACAGATGGTTTGATCTGGTGCGAACGGGAAAGGCCATTCAGGTGATGACAGCTCATTTTCAAAACACACCCGGATATGGAACAGCACAGATTCAGCCTTATAATCTGCTTATGCCTGTTCCGCAAAATCAAATCAATACTGATCCTGCTATTAAACAAAATCCGGGATATTAA
- a CDS encoding SusC/RagA family TonB-linked outer membrane protein produces the protein MKKTAISIAMLGSLYLSQPLCASEIHFNLHIIYTSPPPVTKVLEKLSKTTKTQFFYSVSDLEDIQVDDKDINYNSLHQTLEYLQKNYPIEFVIQNNTVTIRRTSKKVQRKNNVIVVNNTAKKDTIADREKKIDEVVLVGYGKQNKKDVSGSIASLGEKDLKSVATSNFGEMIAGKATGIQTTSANSSPGSSPNIRIRGIGTLTAGANPLIVVDGFPLTEGTNLNSIDPNSIASIDILKDAASTAIYGSRGANGVILIQSKEGKKGKLEVVLDSYYGIQTRSDNEKFVNAYDMATFMKESRDNNYLSKGSNRSISDNTTTRISKGATLRELVPDYLIPYLNKQPGLIDNDWYTTVLKPAPMSNTSLNVLGGSDNTKYSFTGSYLNQKGILIGTDYEKYSGNINLATHITDQLKFGVSMSPSYSQGSLFDMVNGGRTYNLLQMATTMYPFFAPRDANGNLIISQQIKVNGPTDGAMVENPVAIAEMTRRKYTLFKTFGNIFGEWKFLDDFKYKISAGGDYTSYDYNFFDPSTVGSYRTAAPDVTTASKTEYITKNYLIENLLTYDKKIGNHTFNAILGQSYQNETSNQTTTLATGFPDNSIENISGGSSFKVDVNQYKWTLISYFTRFNYTYNSKYSLMASYRRDGSSKFGANSKWGDFYALSLGWTVSKESFFPSNKWLDPLKLRFSLGTNGNNQIPNFGSLSLMEKENYVFGGMMVPGYRSSTAASFDLSWEKSKSVNAGIDFSLFNKYLNVSADYYILNRNGLLLEVPVPQQSGYSTLLQNIGKIRNSGLEVQLSVKPLHIGDDFEYSNNFSFSFNTNKVLALANGQSQIVAGANNFAVTKVGGSIAEMYGYNILGIYKTQEQIDNSPHISGTLVGDYIMEDLNKDGKIDANDKKSFGSGIPKYVMGFTNSFRYKNFDLSFTLYSELGKKIYNGDQVSSTESGEGFGVATQNYFDNRYNPVTNPDGIYGLPNMNFSNNRKEARTSSIFFKNGDYVRLRSLRLAYNLPQSLVSALKVKSIQLYFVGNNLLTITSYKGQNLDATSESVLTQGYDNGYYPVARVYSFGMNMKF, from the coding sequence ATGAAAAAAACAGCAATTAGTATTGCTATGCTTGGGAGTTTGTACCTTTCTCAGCCTTTATGTGCTTCAGAAATACATTTCAATCTGCATATAATCTACACATCTCCACCGCCTGTTACAAAAGTGTTGGAAAAACTGAGTAAGACAACCAAAACACAATTCTTTTACTCAGTTTCAGATCTTGAAGATATCCAGGTGGACGATAAAGATATCAATTACAATTCATTACATCAGACACTTGAATATCTTCAAAAAAACTATCCTATTGAATTTGTTATTCAAAATAATACGGTTACTATCAGAAGAACATCTAAAAAAGTTCAACGGAAAAACAATGTGATTGTCGTAAATAATACTGCTAAAAAAGATACCATTGCAGACCGGGAGAAAAAGATTGATGAAGTTGTTTTGGTAGGCTACGGAAAGCAAAATAAAAAAGATGTTTCCGGTTCTATTGCTTCGTTGGGAGAAAAAGATCTGAAAAGTGTAGCTACAAGTAATTTTGGAGAGATGATTGCCGGAAAAGCAACCGGTATTCAAACTACTTCCGCGAATTCAAGTCCCGGATCTTCTCCTAACATCCGTATCCGTGGGATCGGAACCTTAACGGCGGGAGCCAATCCTTTGATTGTTGTTGATGGATTCCCATTGACGGAGGGAACAAATTTAAATTCAATTGATCCGAATTCTATTGCATCTATAGATATTCTGAAAGATGCTGCCTCAACGGCAATTTATGGTTCAAGAGGAGCCAACGGAGTCATCCTTATTCAGAGTAAAGAAGGGAAAAAAGGAAAACTGGAGGTGGTATTGGATTCCTATTATGGAATACAAACAAGAAGCGACAACGAAAAGTTTGTGAATGCCTATGATATGGCGACTTTCATGAAAGAATCCCGGGATAACAACTACCTTTCAAAAGGAAGCAACAGGAGTATTTCTGACAATACCACGACGAGAATATCAAAAGGAGCGACACTTCGGGAGCTTGTACCGGATTATTTGATTCCCTACCTTAATAAACAACCGGGACTGATTGATAATGACTGGTATACAACCGTATTAAAACCGGCACCCATGAGCAATACTTCGTTAAATGTTCTGGGTGGAAGTGATAATACAAAATATTCATTCACCGGAAGCTATCTGAATCAAAAAGGGATTTTAATCGGAACAGATTATGAAAAATATTCAGGAAACATCAATCTTGCTACCCATATTACGGATCAGTTGAAATTTGGTGTTTCCATGTCTCCGTCTTATTCACAAGGAAGTCTTTTTGATATGGTAAATGGTGGAAGAACGTATAATCTTCTTCAAATGGCTACGACCATGTACCCATTCTTTGCGCCAAGAGATGCCAACGGAAACCTTATCATTTCTCAGCAAATTAAAGTAAATGGCCCCACAGACGGAGCTATGGTTGAAAATCCTGTAGCTATTGCAGAAATGACCAGGAGAAAATATACCTTATTTAAAACCTTTGGAAATATTTTCGGAGAATGGAAATTTTTAGATGATTTTAAATATAAAATTTCAGCAGGTGGCGACTATACCAGCTACGATTACAACTTTTTTGACCCATCAACTGTAGGAAGTTATCGTACTGCAGCACCGGATGTTACCACTGCAAGCAAAACAGAATATATTACCAAAAATTACCTGATTGAAAACTTGTTAACCTATGATAAAAAGATAGGAAATCATACTTTTAACGCAATTTTAGGACAATCTTATCAGAATGAAACTTCAAATCAAACCACTACCCTGGCAACAGGTTTTCCGGATAACAGTATTGAAAATATTTCGGGAGGTTCTTCATTTAAGGTAGATGTCAATCAGTATAAATGGACATTGATTTCATATTTTACAAGATTCAACTACACTTACAACAGCAAATACAGTTTGATGGCTTCTTACAGAAGAGACGGATCATCAAAGTTTGGAGCCAATTCGAAATGGGGCGACTTCTATGCTTTATCATTAGGCTGGACTGTAAGTAAAGAAAGCTTTTTTCCTTCCAATAAATGGCTGGATCCTTTAAAACTAAGGTTTAGCTTAGGAACAAACGGAAATAACCAGATTCCAAACTTTGGTTCATTATCCTTAATGGAAAAAGAGAATTATGTTTTCGGAGGAATGATGGTTCCCGGGTACAGATCGTCTACAGCCGCCAGCTTTGATCTTTCCTGGGAAAAATCGAAGTCCGTGAATGCCGGGATTGATTTTAGCTTGTTTAATAAATATTTAAATGTCTCCGCAGACTATTACATTTTAAACCGAAACGGTTTATTGCTGGAGGTTCCTGTTCCTCAGCAATCCGGCTATTCCACATTGCTTCAGAATATTGGTAAAATCAGGAATAGCGGTCTGGAAGTACAGCTTTCGGTAAAACCTCTTCATATAGGAGACGACTTTGAATACTCCAATAATTTCAGCTTTTCTTTCAATACCAATAAGGTACTGGCTCTGGCCAACGGACAGTCACAAATTGTAGCCGGTGCCAACAATTTTGCAGTCACGAAAGTTGGAGGTTCTATTGCTGAAATGTATGGGTACAATATTCTGGGTATTTATAAAACTCAGGAGCAGATTGATAACTCCCCTCACATCTCGGGAACATTAGTCGGTGATTATATTATGGAAGACCTTAATAAAGATGGCAAAATTGATGCTAATGATAAGAAAAGCTTCGGTTCGGGAATCCCTAAATATGTAATGGGATTCACCAATTCATTCCGGTATAAGAATTTTGATCTCAGTTTTACTTTGTACAGTGAGTTGGGAAAGAAAATTTATAACGGTGATCAGGTAAGTAGTACAGAATCAGGAGAAGGTTTTGGAGTGGCTACTCAGAACTATTTTGACAACAGATACAATCCGGTGACCAATCCTGACGGCATATATGGACTTCCCAATATGAACTTTTCCAATAACAGAAAAGAAGCAAGGACATCGAGTATTTTCTTTAAAAATGGAGACTATGTAAGATTACGATCTCTGAGACTGGCCTACAACCTACCTCAAAGTCTTGTTTCTGCCTTAAAGGTAAAATCAATCCAATTGTATTTTGTAGGAAATAATCTATTGACCATCACTTCCTATAAAGGTCAGAATCTTGATGCAACTTCAGAAAGTGTACTGACACAAGGCTATGATAACGGATATTATCCAGTGGCAAGAGTATATTCTTTTGGAATGAATATGAAGTTTTAA
- a CDS encoding FecR family protein produces the protein MSLEKEFEETWKTVSEEQHTMDETTDRKIWGNINARIREKRNVKKWYWAAAIVVPFFIFLMVYNGSRNSVTGAEQKYVYESFKASKTIRLSDGSIIKLLPYSKLTISKDFGGKNREILFTGQGNFNIAKDKSKPFRINAGDFHVQVLGTQFFLDQKSEEKKVELFEGKVKVEHLGKVTYLMPKEIWLSNTNHPDYHYYNQEKQMSFTFDHSNYSEAIQQLEAAYNVRISYPDLYRNHKVSGSFTGNLNDILSIISYPFNLKIEKLNETEIKLK, from the coding sequence ATGAGCTTAGAAAAAGAATTTGAAGAAACCTGGAAAACCGTTTCTGAAGAACAACATACAATGGATGAGACCACAGACAGAAAAATCTGGGGGAATATCAACGCCAGAATCAGAGAAAAAAGAAATGTGAAAAAATGGTATTGGGCCGCTGCAATTGTGGTTCCCTTTTTCATTTTTTTAATGGTATATAACGGATCCCGGAATTCTGTGACAGGAGCAGAACAAAAATATGTTTACGAAAGCTTTAAAGCTTCAAAAACCATCCGGCTATCCGATGGAAGTATCATCAAGCTCTTACCGTACAGTAAGTTGACGATAAGCAAAGATTTTGGGGGAAAAAATCGTGAAATACTATTTACAGGACAAGGAAATTTTAACATTGCGAAAGATAAATCCAAACCTTTCAGAATCAATGCAGGGGATTTTCATGTACAGGTTTTGGGAACTCAGTTTTTTTTAGACCAAAAATCAGAGGAGAAAAAAGTAGAATTGTTTGAAGGAAAAGTAAAAGTAGAGCATCTTGGAAAAGTAACCTATTTAATGCCCAAAGAAATTTGGCTCAGCAATACCAATCATCCTGATTATCATTATTACAATCAGGAAAAACAGATGAGTTTTACCTTTGATCATTCCAATTATTCAGAGGCTATACAGCAATTGGAAGCGGCCTATAATGTCAGAATATCCTATCCGGATTTATATAGGAATCATAAAGTAAGTGGTTCATTTACAGGGAATCTTAATGATATCCTTTCCATAATCAGTTATCCGTTTAATCTTAAAATTGAAAAATTGAATGAAACAGAAATAAAGCTAAAATAA
- a CDS encoding RNA polymerase sigma factor yields the protein MDSFEKIYSEYKHKVYFFVKKYIQKEEDAEDIVQDIFVHVWKHLDENAQIAVEAIVFKTCKQEVSNFYRKNKLLFTFSEKEVVKAEEEEIIDEKYYEEQVSKIESLLEKLPLKTKDLFIQHKIKNISYSQLAKENNLSKTAISKQINKALSFLKGNFQ from the coding sequence ATGGACTCATTTGAGAAAATATATTCTGAATATAAACATAAAGTCTACTTCTTCGTTAAGAAATACATTCAAAAAGAAGAGGATGCAGAAGATATTGTCCAGGATATTTTCGTACACGTCTGGAAACATCTGGATGAAAACGCACAAATCGCTGTAGAAGCAATTGTTTTTAAAACCTGCAAACAAGAGGTTTCTAATTTCTATCGCAAAAACAAGCTGTTGTTTACCTTTTCTGAAAAGGAAGTCGTGAAAGCCGAGGAAGAAGAAATCATAGATGAAAAGTACTATGAAGAACAAGTTTCAAAGATTGAAAGTCTCCTCGAAAAACTTCCTTTGAAGACCAAAGACTTATTTATTCAACACAAAATTAAAAACATAAGCTACTCTCAATTAGCCAAAGAAAATAATCTTTCAAAAACAGCGATCAGCAAGCAAATAAACAAAGCTTTGAGTTTCCTGAAAGGGAATTTCCAATAA
- a CDS encoding aldo/keto reductase: protein MEKRKIKNTDLTIAPINFGGNVFGWTLDEKQSFDILDRFTEAGFNFVDTADTYSWWVNGKGGQSEEIIGKWMKARGNRKDIVLATKVGSETKEHGFDISKKHILKSVDESLQRLQTDHIDLYYTHFDDKVTPVEETLSAYDEIIKAGKVRYIAASNLSPERLKASFEAAEKNNLPKYVALQPHYNLMEREGFETNYAPLVEQFDLSVFPYWSLAAGFLTGKYRDEADFAKSARGEGIRKYLTPKGHEVLKALDQVSEKHDSQQSTVALAWLLANPLITAPIVSATSASQLETLFNAPRLVLDQEDIDLLNTASQY, encoded by the coding sequence ATGGAAAAAAGAAAGATCAAGAACACCGATTTAACAATAGCACCTATCAATTTCGGAGGAAATGTTTTTGGATGGACGTTGGATGAAAAGCAATCCTTTGATATATTAGACCGTTTTACGGAAGCAGGCTTTAATTTTGTAGATACTGCAGATACCTACTCCTGGTGGGTAAACGGAAAAGGTGGACAATCTGAAGAGATTATAGGTAAATGGATGAAGGCACGCGGTAATCGTAAAGATATTGTACTGGCCACTAAAGTTGGTTCTGAAACAAAAGAACACGGTTTTGACATCAGCAAAAAGCATATCTTAAAATCGGTTGATGAGTCTTTACAAAGGCTGCAAACTGATCATATCGACCTTTATTATACACATTTCGACGATAAAGTAACTCCTGTAGAAGAAACGCTTTCGGCGTATGACGAGATTATTAAAGCTGGGAAAGTACGTTATATCGCAGCTTCCAATCTTTCTCCGGAACGTTTAAAAGCTTCATTTGAAGCCGCAGAAAAGAATAATCTTCCCAAATATGTAGCATTGCAACCTCACTACAACCTGATGGAGAGGGAAGGTTTTGAAACCAATTATGCTCCTTTGGTAGAACAGTTTGATCTGAGTGTATTTCCTTACTGGTCTTTGGCTGCAGGTTTCTTAACAGGAAAGTACAGAGATGAAGCAGATTTTGCCAAAAGTGCAAGGGGAGAAGGAATCAGAAAATATTTAACTCCTAAAGGTCATGAGGTTTTAAAAGCATTGGATCAGGTAAGTGAAAAACATGATAGTCAGCAGAGTACAGTTGCATTAGCCTGGTTATTGGCCAATCCGCTAATCACAGCTCCTATTGTGAGTGCGACCAGTGCATCACAGCTTGAAACATTGTTCAATGCTCCTAGACTGGTTTTAGATCAGGAAGATATTGATTTATTGAATACAGCCAGTCAATATTAA